TCGGGACCCGCGACTCGAGTCCGACGCACCTCGAGCAGGAACGGCTACCGAGAGCTACTGACCGCTGGATAGCGGCAAATACGGCTAAAGATATTTCCGTATCCGAATCGGAGGGGTACGCTGTCACCGACCATGATGGCCACGACTCACGCGCTGATGGGCGTCGCGCTCGTGGCGCTCGTCTTCCCCGAAGTCGGCGCCGCTCCGACGGCGGGGGTCCTCCTGGCGGCGTTCGTCGGCGGGATCGTCCCCGATCTCGATATGGGGGCGGCCCACCGCAAGACGCTGCACTTCCCGGTCTGCCTGCCGGTCGCGACCGCGCTCGTCGGCGGCGGACTCCTCGCGAGCGGCGCGACCGGCGGTCTCGCGCTCGGCCTACTGGCGTTCCTCGTCTCCGCGGCGCTGCACTCGGCGATCGACGTCTTCGGCGGCGGCGTCGAACCGGAACCCTGGAAGCGAACCTCGAACGAAGCCGTCTACAACCACGCGCTCGGACGCTGGCACCGACCGAAGCGGTGGGTGCGATACGCCGGCGCGCCCGAGGATTTCCTACTGGCCGCGGTCTGCGGCACGGTTGCGATCCGCGCCGCGGCGACGACGCCGGCGATCGATCGTCTGCTGCTGGGGACGCTCGCATTTTCGGCCGCGTTCACGCTCGTTCGCAAGCGGATTCCGGACCTCGTCTCCTACGCGAACGCGTCGCTGTCTCACTCCCGATCCTAGTTCGGGCCGTTCGATCGCGACCACGACTACGACCGCGGCGCCGGGGTAGCTTCAAAGGGACGGCGGCCCAACCTCGAGGCGATGCCCGAGGTGACAGCCGAGTGAACCGTCTCCCACTCTGGAAACTGACCCGCAACCCCGTCGGCCGCGCGATCTACGACCGCGTGAGCGGCCGCGGACTGCAGTTCGCTTCCCTCGAGTTGTACCGGCGGCCCGCCGAATCGGACGAGCCGTTCGCCGCGAACGACGACGAGTCTTCGCGCCTCGAGTTCACCGTCCACGAGTCCCCTGCAGGTGTCGACGCCGACGTGCCGTACAAGCCCGACGAGGCCAGCGACGCCGACCTGCTCGTCCTCGGCCGCCTCGAGGGCGACGTAGTGGGACAGGTCTTCCTGAACCGCGACGAAACCGACGTCCACGAACTCGAGGCGCGGCTGTCGATCGACGGCGCGTACGTCTGGCGGCTCTACGTCGACCCCGACTACCGGAATCGGGGATTCGGTTCAAAACTACTCGCAGGGGCGATGGACGCGGTTCGCGATCGGTGGGGGCCTGTAGAGCTGTACGCGCTGATCGCGGACGACAACCTGCCGTCCCGCCGGCTGTTCGAGGGCCACGGATTCGTTCCGGAGTCGCGGTTTCGGTACGTTCGCCTCGGACCGTTCTCGAAGCGCTGGCGCTCGCCGTCGTAGCGGCGGATTGGAGGCATTCGACCGGTCGCTACGAAGGGTTTGATTCGCCACCGTGGCGGTATATTTGTCTATATAGACTACGTCGAATAAATTTATCCCGTCGCTTCCCGATGGCCTAG
The DNA window shown above is from Halopiger xanaduensis SH-6 and carries:
- a CDS encoding GNAT family N-acetyltransferase, with product MNRLPLWKLTRNPVGRAIYDRVSGRGLQFASLELYRRPAESDEPFAANDDESSRLEFTVHESPAGVDADVPYKPDEASDADLLVLGRLEGDVVGQVFLNRDETDVHELEARLSIDGAYVWRLYVDPDYRNRGFGSKLLAGAMDAVRDRWGPVELYALIADDNLPSRRLFEGHGFVPESRFRYVRLGPFSKRWRSPS
- a CDS encoding metal-dependent hydrolase: MATTHALMGVALVALVFPEVGAAPTAGVLLAAFVGGIVPDLDMGAAHRKTLHFPVCLPVATALVGGGLLASGATGGLALGLLAFLVSAALHSAIDVFGGGVEPEPWKRTSNEAVYNHALGRWHRPKRWVRYAGAPEDFLLAAVCGTVAIRAAATTPAIDRLLLGTLAFSAAFTLVRKRIPDLVSYANASLSHSRS